From one Synechocystis sp. PCC 6803 substr. PCC-P genomic stretch:
- a CDS encoding NAD(P)H-binding protein has product MRVLVVGGTGTLGRQIVRQAIDQGHTVVCLVRSLRKAAFLKEWGATIVGGNICKPETLSPALENIDAVIDASTARATDSLTIRQVDWEGKLNLIRAVQKAGIKKFVFFSILRAAEYPKVPLMDIKNCTEKFLAQTNLDYTILQLAGFMQGLIGQYAIPILDNQSVWQTGENTPIAYMNTQDVAKFAVRAVELDSVARKTYPVVGSRAWGATEIIQLCERMSGNNARISQVPMAVLRFMRSFTRFFQWTYNASDRLAFSEVLASGKALTADMAPVYEQFGLDPKETTTLESYLQEYFGRIIKKLKELDYEVNPTQTEGKKKKNNFFF; this is encoded by the coding sequence ATGCGAGTTTTGGTGGTAGGCGGCACAGGAACCCTCGGCAGGCAAATTGTTCGGCAGGCGATCGACCAAGGTCACACCGTTGTTTGTCTGGTTCGTAGCCTAAGAAAGGCAGCTTTTCTTAAAGAGTGGGGCGCCACCATCGTGGGGGGAAATATTTGTAAGCCGGAAACTCTGTCCCCAGCCCTGGAAAATATTGACGCAGTGATTGACGCTTCCACCGCCAGGGCCACCGACTCCCTCACCATTCGCCAGGTGGACTGGGAAGGCAAGCTTAATTTAATTCGAGCAGTGCAGAAAGCGGGTATCAAAAAGTTTGTCTTTTTCTCCATTTTGCGGGCGGCCGAATATCCCAAAGTGCCCCTGATGGACATCAAAAATTGTACCGAGAAATTTTTAGCCCAAACGAATTTGGACTACACCATTCTGCAACTGGCGGGTTTCATGCAGGGGTTAATTGGTCAGTACGCTATTCCCATTTTGGATAATCAATCGGTTTGGCAAACCGGCGAGAATACCCCGATCGCCTACATGAACACCCAAGACGTGGCTAAGTTTGCAGTGCGGGCGGTGGAATTGGACAGTGTGGCCCGTAAAACCTATCCAGTGGTGGGCAGTCGGGCTTGGGGGGCAACGGAAATTATTCAACTTTGTGAAAGAATGTCTGGCAATAATGCCCGTATTTCCCAGGTGCCCATGGCGGTGCTCAGATTTATGCGGAGCTTTACTCGCTTTTTCCAGTGGACCTATAACGCCTCCGATCGCCTAGCGTTTTCGGAAGTGCTGGCCAGTGGTAAAGCTTTAACGGCGGACATGGCTCCGGTGTACGAACAATTTGGCCTTGATCCGAAGGAAACCACCACCCTAGAATCCTACCTACAGGAATACTTTGGGCGCATCATCAAGAAGCTCAAAGAACTGGACTATGAGGTTAACCCGACCCAAACCGAAGGCAAAAAGAAGAAAAATAATTTCTTTTTCTAG
- a CDS encoding NAD(+) kinase encodes MPKVGIIFNDDKPTACSVAQELQEQLQQSGFTVAMETGSGGLLGYSQPDRPICHTRIEHLTPPHFDESMPFAIVLGGDGTVLSAFRQLAPLGIPLLTINTGHMGFLTEIYLNQLPTAIEQLINGDYQIESRSMMTVRLMREENLLWEALSLNEMVLHREPLTSMCHFEIQVGYHASVDIAADGIIVSTPTGSTAYSLSAGGPVVTPDVPVFQLAPICPHSLASRALVFSDLEPVTIFPATPNRMVLVVDGNGGCYVLPEDRVHLSKSPYPAKFIRLQTPEFFRILREKLGWGLPHIAKPTSVELP; translated from the coding sequence GTGCCAAAAGTCGGCATCATTTTCAACGACGATAAGCCCACCGCCTGTAGCGTTGCCCAAGAATTGCAGGAGCAACTGCAACAGAGTGGGTTTACAGTGGCGATGGAAACCGGATCCGGTGGCCTGTTGGGCTATTCCCAGCCCGATCGCCCCATTTGCCATACCCGCATTGAACATCTGACTCCGCCCCATTTTGATGAGTCCATGCCCTTTGCCATTGTTCTGGGGGGAGACGGCACAGTACTATCAGCTTTTCGTCAGTTGGCCCCCCTCGGCATCCCCCTGTTGACCATTAACACAGGGCACATGGGTTTTTTAACGGAAATTTACCTCAACCAACTACCCACGGCGATCGAGCAGTTAATCAACGGTGATTACCAAATTGAAAGCCGCTCCATGATGACAGTGCGGTTAATGCGGGAGGAAAACCTTTTATGGGAAGCGCTCTCCCTGAACGAAATGGTATTGCACCGGGAACCCCTCACCAGCATGTGCCATTTTGAAATTCAGGTAGGCTACCATGCTTCTGTGGACATTGCCGCCGATGGCATTATTGTTTCCACTCCTACGGGTTCCACGGCCTATTCCCTTAGCGCTGGAGGCCCAGTGGTTACCCCCGATGTACCAGTGTTTCAGTTAGCGCCCATTTGCCCCCATTCCCTGGCTTCCCGAGCGTTAGTATTTTCCGACCTAGAACCGGTGACCATTTTTCCCGCTACTCCCAACCGCATGGTGTTGGTGGTGGATGGCAATGGCGGTTGTTATGTGTTGCCAGAAGACCGGGTGCATTTATCAAAATCTCCCTATCCTGCCAAGTTTATTCGCCTGCAAACGCCAGAGTTTTTCCGGATTCTGCGGGAGAAATTGGGCTGGGGGCTGCCCCACATTGCTAAACCAACATCGGTGGAGTTGCCATGA
- a CDS encoding extracellular solute-binding protein — MNLPCYSRRHFLQSAAAVGLATGLGGCWPGQGSSKEVQFLNRSLPPQLINQFQRQFPQAKELNFKAIANLQSLFDNLQTWHNAQNADTSKGLWGSGSRANQTPKAQLVTGGDLWLERVIKEKLIQPFVPDQLSQWSSLPPRWQLLGQRNDQGLPDQSGKIWAVPYRWGPTMIIYRQQPFADLGWQPTDWSDLWRPELKQRIALVDDPREAIGLTLKKLGYSYNVTNPKAVNALPSALQELATQVKFYNSKYYLQALLNKDVWLAVGWSNQIIPLLRNQSELRAVIPSSGTSLWADLWTMPAEMEAAEITYEWLNFSAQPSSLEQMATFSNALAVPYQNLEVSALSTNPLLAFSPELLERCEFLAPLDIATVNQYKQLWQTMRSA, encoded by the coding sequence ATGAATTTACCCTGCTATTCCCGCCGCCATTTTCTCCAGTCCGCCGCCGCTGTCGGCCTTGCCACGGGTCTAGGAGGCTGTTGGCCTGGCCAGGGCAGTAGCAAAGAAGTGCAGTTTTTGAACCGTTCCCTGCCGCCCCAGTTAATTAACCAATTTCAGCGGCAGTTTCCCCAAGCTAAGGAATTAAATTTCAAGGCGATCGCCAATCTGCAGAGTTTGTTCGACAATTTACAAACCTGGCACAATGCCCAAAATGCAGATACTTCCAAGGGACTGTGGGGCAGTGGATCGAGGGCAAATCAGACCCCAAAAGCCCAGTTGGTCACCGGGGGAGATTTATGGTTGGAACGGGTAATCAAAGAAAAGCTCATTCAACCCTTTGTCCCCGACCAATTGAGCCAATGGTCTAGTCTGCCTCCACGGTGGCAATTGTTGGGGCAACGCAATGACCAAGGCTTACCGGATCAAAGCGGCAAAATTTGGGCTGTTCCCTACCGTTGGGGGCCCACCATGATTATTTATCGCCAACAACCATTTGCTGATTTAGGTTGGCAACCGACCGATTGGTCTGACCTCTGGCGGCCAGAGTTAAAGCAACGCATTGCTCTGGTGGATGATCCCAGGGAGGCGATCGGTTTGACTCTGAAAAAGCTGGGTTATTCCTACAATGTCACCAACCCCAAAGCTGTTAATGCCCTACCTTCCGCTTTGCAAGAATTGGCGACCCAAGTGAAGTTTTACAACAGTAAATATTATCTCCAAGCTCTACTCAATAAAGATGTATGGTTAGCAGTGGGCTGGTCAAACCAAATTATTCCTCTGCTGAGAAATCAGTCAGAACTCAGGGCGGTTATTCCTAGTTCCGGTACATCCCTCTGGGCTGATCTCTGGACTATGCCCGCTGAGATGGAGGCGGCTGAAATTACCTATGAATGGTTAAATTTTTCCGCCCAGCCTTCCAGTCTAGAGCAGATGGCAACTTTCAGTAATGCCCTGGCGGTGCCCTATCAAAACCTGGAGGTTTCCGCCCTGAGCACTAACCCTTTATTGGCTTTTTCACCGGAGTTACTGGAGCGTTGTGAATTTCTCGCGCCCCTGGACATTGCCACCGTCAACCAATATAAGCAACTCTGGCAAACCATGCGGAGTGCTTAG
- the rdgB gene encoding RdgB/HAM1 family non-canonical purine NTP pyrophosphatase — MPTLIVATGNPGKLAEMQTYLEPLGCQLTLKPTEIEVEETGSTFYENACLKASQVAKAVNQWAIADDSGLAVDALDGAPGLYSARYGNTDRERIAKLLQALEGVSQRQAQFICVVSIAAPDGSIQLSTKGICSGEITHSPRGDQGFGYDPIFWLPEHKKTFAEMTKVEKQKVSHRGKAFNKLIHQWPGLKFDSF, encoded by the coding sequence ATGCCTACTTTAATTGTCGCCACGGGTAACCCCGGTAAATTAGCCGAGATGCAAACTTACTTAGAGCCCCTTGGTTGTCAATTAACCCTTAAGCCAACGGAAATTGAGGTGGAGGAAACCGGCAGTACATTCTATGAAAATGCTTGCTTAAAAGCTTCCCAGGTAGCAAAGGCCGTGAATCAATGGGCGATCGCCGATGATTCTGGTTTGGCAGTGGATGCTTTGGATGGGGCACCGGGTTTATATTCCGCCCGTTATGGCAACACCGACAGGGAAAGAATTGCCAAATTGCTCCAGGCTCTAGAAGGGGTAAGCCAAAGACAAGCTCAATTCATTTGCGTGGTGTCGATCGCCGCCCCCGATGGCAGTATTCAACTGAGTACTAAAGGCATCTGTTCAGGGGAAATTACCCATAGCCCAAGAGGCGATCAGGGTTTTGGCTATGACCCAATTTTTTGGCTCCCGGAGCACAAAAAAACCTTTGCAGAAATGACAAAGGTAGAAAAACAGAAAGTGAGCCACCGGGGAAAAGCGTTTAACAAACTCATCCACCAGTGGCCTGGGTTGAAATTTGACAGCTTTTGA
- a CDS encoding P-II family nitrogen regulator: MKKVEAIIRPFKLDEVKIALVNAGIVGMTVSEVRGFGRQKGQTERYRGSEYTVEFLQKLKIEIVVDEGQVDMVVDKLVSAARTGEIGDGKIFISPVDSVVRIRTGEKDTEAI; the protein is encoded by the coding sequence TTGAAAAAAGTAGAAGCGATTATTCGCCCCTTTAAACTAGACGAAGTCAAAATTGCGCTGGTTAATGCAGGGATCGTTGGTATGACGGTTTCTGAAGTTAGGGGCTTTGGCCGTCAAAAAGGTCAAACAGAGCGTTACCGTGGCTCTGAATACACTGTTGAGTTTCTCCAAAAACTCAAAATTGAGATTGTCGTCGACGAAGGACAGGTTGACATGGTTGTTGACAAGTTGGTATCGGCGGCCCGCACCGGGGAAATCGGTGACGGTAAAATCTTCATCAGCCCGGTGGATTCGGTGGTACGGATTCGGACAGGGGAAAAGGATACCGAAGCTATTTAA
- a CDS encoding DUF1517 domain-containing protein: MLKMLKNLPLPKNITWRSVWMRGTSVVIIFVLAFTLVFTPTFEAEARRSGGRIGGGSFRAPSAPSRSYSGPSGGSYRSGGTYGGGGFGFPFIIPFFGFGGGFGGIFGILVMIAIANVVINAIRNGGGSSGEGGGGLAASSDPQVGIAQIQVGLLASAKELKKELDELALSADTGTANGRSLVLQEATLALLRHPEYWVYGSSQSDKVRLSAAEAAFNQLALTERSKFTDETLSNFNNQLRQGGRATAIGGDSPDAVPDGAGEYILVTIIAAALGNLNLPAVNDSSQLKQSLQTLGGISSDRLLAIEVLWTPQEEGDTLTSNDIISEYPELRLV, translated from the coding sequence ATGCTTAAGATGCTCAAGAATTTACCTCTACCCAAAAATATTACCTGGCGATCGGTCTGGATGCGGGGCACTTCAGTGGTAATTATTTTTGTCCTGGCCTTTACCCTAGTTTTTACCCCCACCTTTGAAGCTGAAGCTCGCCGGAGTGGTGGCCGCATTGGTGGTGGCTCCTTCCGAGCCCCTAGTGCCCCCAGTCGTAGTTACAGCGGTCCTAGTGGTGGCTCCTATCGTTCCGGTGGAACCTATGGTGGTGGTGGCTTTGGTTTTCCCTTCATCATTCCTTTTTTTGGCTTTGGTGGGGGATTCGGCGGCATCTTTGGCATTTTAGTGATGATTGCGATCGCCAACGTAGTTATCAATGCCATCCGTAATGGTGGTGGCAGCAGTGGTGAAGGGGGCGGTGGCCTGGCGGCCAGCAGCGATCCCCAAGTGGGCATTGCCCAAATTCAGGTGGGGTTACTGGCCAGTGCCAAGGAATTGAAAAAAGAACTGGATGAATTGGCCCTGTCTGCTGATACTGGCACTGCCAATGGTCGTTCCCTAGTGCTCCAGGAAGCTACTTTAGCTCTGCTCCGCCATCCTGAATATTGGGTTTATGGATCTAGTCAGAGTGACAAGGTGCGCTTGAGTGCTGCTGAGGCTGCCTTTAATCAATTAGCTCTCACCGAACGGAGTAAGTTTACCGACGAAACCCTGAGCAACTTTAACAATCAGCTACGTCAAGGGGGAAGGGCAACCGCCATTGGTGGAGATAGTCCCGATGCAGTTCCCGATGGTGCGGGAGAATATATTCTGGTGACCATTATTGCCGCAGCCTTGGGCAATTTGAACTTGCCGGCAGTGAATGATTCCAGTCAGTTAAAACAATCCTTGCAAACTTTGGGCGGTATTAGTAGCGATCGCCTGTTGGCCATTGAGGTGCTCTGGACGCCCCAAGAAGAAGGGGATACCCTCACCAGCAACGACATTATCAGCGAATATCCAGAACTCAGGCTGGTGTAG
- a CDS encoding DUF6439 family protein — protein MIPFASQTSSLVSHPELSALELAQALAERLAIAPQDWHRLKGNRQAQAGQELAAALVYLLKDNPQEALTHVQQAEGWLDRSLSAPPCPTHGNRSQKA, from the coding sequence ATGATTCCCTTTGCTTCCCAAACCTCCTCCCTCGTCAGTCACCCCGAACTTTCTGCCCTAGAACTGGCCCAGGCCCTAGCGGAAAGATTGGCGATCGCCCCCCAGGATTGGCATCGTTTAAAGGGTAATCGTCAAGCCCAGGCCGGACAAGAATTGGCAGCGGCATTGGTGTATCTACTCAAAGATAATCCCCAGGAAGCCTTAACCCATGTGCAACAGGCAGAAGGTTGGTTAGACCGCAGTTTGAGTGCGCCTCCCTGTCCGACCCACGGCAATCGGTCTCAAAAAGCCTAG
- a CDS encoding phosphoribosylanthranilate isomerase: MAMEVKICGLRHPAQAQAIAALGFTTLGFICVEASSRYVSSREIELVLQSLTAHNKRSAIGVFANVSLPKLGEFLAQTSLNGIQLHGDESPDFCRQVKQAFPQHRLIKALRLRRSADLERAEAYYNAVDVLLLDAYHPEQLGGTGQTLPWQKLQQFRPPLPWWLAGGLTPSNVQEALNLLQPDGIDLSSGVEQGPADKDVAKVAQLRAQLDALAILQH, encoded by the coding sequence ATGGCCATGGAGGTAAAAATTTGCGGTTTACGCCATCCTGCCCAAGCCCAGGCGATCGCCGCTTTGGGATTCACCACCCTGGGATTTATTTGTGTGGAAGCTTCTTCCCGTTACGTCAGCTCCAGGGAAATTGAACTGGTTTTGCAAAGCTTAACTGCCCATAACAAGCGATCGGCGATCGGAGTATTTGCCAATGTTTCCCTCCCTAAACTGGGGGAATTTTTAGCCCAAACTAGTCTGAACGGTATCCAACTCCACGGCGATGAAAGCCCCGACTTTTGCCGCCAGGTTAAACAAGCATTTCCCCAACACCGATTGATCAAAGCTCTCCGACTCCGGCGATCGGCAGATTTAGAACGGGCTGAAGCCTATTACAATGCCGTGGATGTCCTCCTGCTCGACGCTTACCATCCAGAACAATTGGGAGGTACTGGGCAAACCCTACCCTGGCAAAAGCTACAGCAGTTTCGGCCGCCCCTGCCCTGGTGGTTGGCGGGGGGATTAACTCCTAGCAATGTTCAAGAAGCCTTAAATTTACTCCAGCCTGACGGCATTGACCTTTCCAGTGGCGTGGAACAGGGCCCGGCGGATAAGGATGTGGCCAAAGTTGCCCAGTTAAGGGCTCAGTTGGACGCCCTAGCAATTTTGCAGCACTAA
- a CDS encoding DMT family transporter codes for MQIESKTNTNIRSGLTLIAPFFLWGTAMVAMKGVLADTTPFFVATVRLIPAGILVLLWAMGQKRPQPQNWQGWGWIILFALVDGTLFQGFLAQGLERTGAGLGSVIIDSQPIAVALLSSWLFKEVIGGIGWLGLLLGVGGISLIGLPDEWFYQLWHLQGLSINWSGSALGSSGELWMLLASLSMAVGTVLIPFVSRRVDPVVATGWHMIIGGLPLLAIALVQDSEPWQNIDLWGWGNLAYATVFGSAIAYGIFFYLASKGNLTSLSSLTFLTPIFALSFSNLILEEQLSSLQWLGVAFTLVSIYLINQREQLKIQLRDIWSLVRKPVIND; via the coding sequence ATGCAAATTGAATCAAAAACAAATACCAACATCCGTTCTGGGTTAACCCTAATTGCGCCTTTTTTCCTTTGGGGAACGGCCATGGTGGCCATGAAGGGGGTTCTGGCAGATACCACGCCTTTTTTTGTGGCAACGGTGCGCCTCATACCAGCCGGAATCTTAGTCTTGCTCTGGGCCATGGGACAGAAACGTCCCCAACCCCAGAATTGGCAGGGCTGGGGCTGGATTATTTTATTTGCCCTGGTGGACGGTACTCTTTTTCAAGGATTTTTAGCCCAGGGGTTGGAGCGCACAGGGGCAGGCTTGGGCTCAGTGATTATTGATTCCCAACCGATCGCCGTGGCATTACTTTCCAGTTGGTTATTTAAAGAAGTAATTGGCGGCATTGGCTGGCTGGGACTCTTACTAGGGGTGGGAGGCATTAGCCTAATTGGGCTGCCGGATGAATGGTTTTATCAGCTTTGGCATCTCCAGGGTTTAAGCATTAATTGGAGTGGTTCCGCCCTCGGTAGTAGCGGGGAACTGTGGATGTTGTTGGCGTCCCTCTCCATGGCGGTGGGCACAGTGCTGATTCCCTTTGTTAGTCGTCGGGTGGACCCGGTGGTAGCTACGGGGTGGCATATGATCATTGGTGGTTTGCCCCTGTTGGCGATCGCCTTGGTGCAAGATTCTGAACCTTGGCAGAACATTGACCTCTGGGGTTGGGGCAATCTCGCCTATGCAACAGTGTTTGGCAGTGCCATTGCCTACGGCATTTTTTTCTACCTTGCATCTAAGGGCAATTTGACTAGCTTGAGTTCCCTGACTTTTTTAACGCCCATTTTTGCCCTCAGCTTTAGTAACTTGATTTTGGAGGAACAACTTAGCTCTCTGCAGTGGTTAGGGGTTGCTTTTACGTTGGTGAGTATTTATTTAATCAACCAGCGGGAGCAGTTAAAGATACAACTGCGAGACATTTGGAGTTTGGTTCGTAAACCCGTAATTAACGATTAA
- a CDS encoding ABA4-like family protein → MATELLFNLSNVFVLPFWGLMILLPRWQWTEKVMKSLLPIAILAAVYLFLFIGSLGSESAAALASPELSVIAQAFADEKIMAVGWVHYLVMDLFVGRWIYWQGRETGVWTVHSLILCLFAGPIGLLSHLLTAAITKQWGKGNDSTMETPQTEIG, encoded by the coding sequence ATGGCTACTGAACTACTTTTTAATCTCAGCAATGTGTTTGTGTTGCCGTTTTGGGGCTTGATGATTCTACTGCCACGGTGGCAATGGACGGAAAAAGTGATGAAGTCCCTGCTCCCCATCGCCATTTTAGCTGCGGTTTATCTATTTTTATTTATCGGTTCCTTGGGGTCCGAATCGGCGGCGGCGTTGGCCAGTCCGGAGTTGTCCGTTATTGCCCAAGCTTTTGCTGACGAAAAAATTATGGCTGTGGGTTGGGTCCACTATCTGGTGATGGATTTGTTTGTGGGTCGCTGGATTTATTGGCAGGGGCGAGAAACTGGGGTTTGGACGGTACATTCCCTCATTTTATGTTTATTCGCTGGGCCCATTGGTCTGTTGTCCCATCTGCTCACGGCGGCCATTACTAAACAATGGGGCAAGGGGAATGACTCGACAATGGAAACGCCCCAAACGGAGATTGGTTAA
- a CDS encoding DUF2442 domain-containing protein has product MLQDIVAVNPLKNYKLYLRFEDNQDGIVDIQKQIEFTGVFEPLKDLEYFAQVKINPELGTIQ; this is encoded by the coding sequence ATGCTACAAGATATTGTTGCTGTTAACCCTCTCAAAAACTACAAGCTTTATTTACGCTTTGAAGATAATCAAGATGGAATAGTTGATATTCAAAAACAAATTGAATTTACAGGTGTATTTGAGCCACTTAAAGACCTTGAATATTTTGCTCAAGTCAAAATCAATCCGGAACTTGGAACTATTCAATGA
- the pyrC gene encoding dihydroorotase — MEKLTITRPDDWHLHLRDGAALKAVLPHTVRQFARAIVMPNLKPPVRSVADAAAYRERILAAIPAGGQFEPLMTLYLTDNTNPEEIIAAKASQFVKAVKYYPAGATTNSDFGVTDIHRCDAVLAAMEQVDLPLLLHGEVTDSNIDIFDREKVFIEKYLIPLREKFPRLRVVLEHITTSDAVQFVLSANNIAATITPQHLLFSRNALFKGGICPHFYCLPILKREEHRLSLLHAATSGNPKFFLGTDSAPHARNSKESLCGCAGCYSALHAMELYAEAFESVNSLDKLEAFASFYGPDFYQLPRNTAQITLMKNPWRIPAELPFPESGLVPLRAGEEITWQMV, encoded by the coding sequence ATGGAAAAGCTTACCATCACTCGACCCGACGACTGGCACCTGCATCTACGGGATGGAGCGGCCCTGAAAGCAGTTCTACCCCACACTGTCCGTCAATTTGCTAGGGCGATCGTCATGCCCAATTTGAAGCCTCCGGTGCGTTCCGTGGCTGATGCCGCCGCCTATCGGGAAAGGATTCTCGCCGCCATACCTGCGGGAGGCCAGTTTGAACCGCTGATGACCCTTTATCTAACGGATAATACTAATCCCGAAGAAATTATTGCGGCCAAAGCATCCCAGTTTGTTAAAGCAGTAAAATACTATCCCGCTGGAGCCACCACCAATTCTGACTTTGGCGTCACGGATATCCATCGATGTGATGCAGTGTTGGCAGCCATGGAACAGGTGGACTTGCCCCTATTACTCCACGGCGAAGTAACGGACAGTAATATTGATATTTTCGACCGAGAAAAAGTATTCATTGAAAAATATTTAATTCCTCTCAGGGAAAAATTTCCCCGGCTGCGGGTAGTGCTGGAACATATTACTACTTCAGATGCAGTGCAATTTGTTTTATCTGCTAATAATATTGCAGCCACTATTACGCCCCAACATTTACTATTTAGTCGCAACGCTTTATTCAAAGGTGGCATTTGTCCCCACTTTTATTGCCTGCCAATTCTGAAGCGGGAAGAACATCGTTTATCATTGCTACACGCGGCCACATCTGGTAATCCTAAATTTTTTCTCGGCACTGATAGTGCTCCCCACGCTCGCAATAGTAAAGAGAGTTTATGTGGCTGTGCTGGTTGCTATTCTGCCCTCCATGCTATGGAGCTATATGCCGAAGCTTTTGAAAGTGTTAATTCCCTGGATAAGCTAGAAGCCTTTGCTAGCTTTTATGGCCCAGATTTTTACCAATTGCCCCGTAATACAGCACAAATTACGTTGATGAAAAACCCTTGGCGTATTCCTGCTGAATTACCTTTCCCTGAATCTGGATTGGTGCCTCTGCGGGCCGGCGAGGAAATAACTTGGCAAATGGTGTGA
- a CDS encoding class I SAM-dependent methyltransferase, whose amino-acid sequence MTYFASDFQDLDNSGNIENFIRCLELQQSLDLYKYYKQKTFEKMQLKPGDSVLEVGCGTGNDALLLANYVGETGKVTAVDRSQFMLDQARERAKNSTTKFEFVLADAEQLPFPGANFTAARVDRTLQHIAQPQKAIAEMARVVQSNGWVVAFEPDWETLVIDSDQRGVTRAITNFWCDNFPSGWVGRYLFKYFRQAGLTDIAVDPITICLTEFELADKILDLSRTVEKISEQGTISQNDLTLWFKAIDQNDQAGEFFCAFTAFLVRGRKP is encoded by the coding sequence ATGACATACTTTGCCAGCGACTTTCAAGACTTAGATAACTCTGGAAACATTGAAAACTTTATCCGTTGTCTGGAATTGCAACAGTCACTGGACTTGTATAAATATTACAAACAAAAAACGTTTGAGAAAATGCAGTTAAAGCCCGGTGATTCAGTGCTGGAAGTGGGATGTGGCACTGGCAATGATGCCCTTTTATTGGCTAATTATGTAGGGGAAACGGGTAAAGTTACAGCGGTGGATCGTAGTCAATTTATGCTTGACCAGGCAAGAGAGCGGGCAAAAAATTCCACCACTAAGTTTGAATTTGTTTTAGCTGATGCAGAGCAATTACCTTTTCCCGGTGCTAATTTCACTGCGGCTAGGGTTGACCGCACTCTGCAACACATTGCCCAGCCCCAAAAGGCGATCGCCGAAATGGCCAGGGTTGTACAATCTAATGGTTGGGTAGTGGCCTTTGAGCCGGACTGGGAAACGTTGGTCATCGATTCTGACCAGCGGGGCGTAACCCGTGCAATTACCAATTTTTGGTGTGATAACTTTCCTTCTGGCTGGGTGGGTCGCTATCTGTTTAAATACTTCCGGCAGGCGGGGCTAACTGATATTGCCGTTGACCCCATTACCATTTGCCTGACTGAGTTTGAATTAGCTGATAAAATTTTGGACCTATCTCGGACGGTGGAAAAAATTAGCGAACAGGGAACAATCAGCCAAAATGATCTTACCCTTTGGTTCAAGGCGATTGACCAAAATGATCAAGCGGGAGAATTTTTCTGCGCTTTTACGGCATTTTTAGTTAGGGGCAGAAAGCCTTAG